A single window of Methanoculleus oceani DNA harbors:
- a CDS encoding Sjogren's syndrome/scleroderma autoantigen 1 family protein — MTADQADEVMAGYLLKGGKMLAKSCKVCGYPLFEYKGETQCVICPLAAPKEDLPEPEPPGEVREPVQSPAPAAAAREPQGRVAAELERTIVHLCERIRGEQRAGECLTLMKAVERGARALATLDQR, encoded by the coding sequence ATGACGGCTGATCAGGCTGACGAAGTCATGGCCGGGTATCTCCTGAAGGGAGGAAAGATGCTCGCTAAATCATGTAAGGTCTGCGGGTATCCCCTGTTTGAATACAAGGGAGAGACACAGTGCGTGATCTGTCCGCTCGCCGCACCAAAAGAGGATCTTCCCGAACCGGAGCCGCCCGGCGAGGTCCGGGAACCCGTGCAGTCTCCTGCACCGGCGGCGGCCGCCCGGGAACCGCAGGGCCGGGTGGCCGCGGAACTCGAGCGGACGATCGTCCATCTCTGCGAGCGGATCCGGGGCGAGCAGAGGGCCGGCGAATGCCTGACCCTGATGAAGGCGGTCGAGCGGGGCGCTAGAGCCCTCGCAACACTGGATCAGCGGTAA
- a CDS encoding DEAD/DEAH box helicase, producing MNHISHPLIRPQSIEERRYQFTIALRALDANTMVVLPTGLGKTAVALIVAASRLYSHPGKVLMLAPTKPLVEQHLRFFKQFLLSREGSEPEESDFVMFTGDTPPEERTSAWKACRVCFATPQVIKNDCLAGRYSLADVVLLVVDECHRAVGNYAYVFLAQHYCTTAKKPLLLAMTASPGGDQVKVQEVCDNLRVEAVETRVETDEDVRPYIHERDIQYVDVYLPEELQAALVVLRGLVESRLARLAKLNFRVPAPDKLSMKALNALNAQIQQRIRTRDPSAFIAASLHAECMKLRHAISLVETQGSVALKLYLARLGAEGASSAGSKASKRLVGDPAYQSLVEVSGGWKEELHPKVAIVRELVRAQLAAHPQSRIIVFATYRDTVQTLVDALSESGIACERFVGQASRDAERGLSQKEQIASLARFREGEFRCLVATSVGEEGLDVPSTDMVIFYEAVPSEIRSIQRKGRTGRSGSGTIVVLVTKGTSDETFRYVSQTRERAMVTGIRGMSTAPAPTPAVPPIPAATRQIDFLAFAPPGPAITVDDRETSSRVAERLHELGASITLERLEFGDYAIGDRILVERKTVHDFMNTLVERDLFGQIKAMAGAVPRPVLIIEGEEDLYEVRNIHQNAVRGTLAAITVDMGVTLMRTRDADDTAEMLYILAQREGSERGEHKVHPKKSYRSVREEQEYALAAFPGIGMKSARLLLEHFGSLKAIIDAEEKELASVHGIGEKTARAIWDLARRPYR from the coding sequence ATGAACCATATCTCCCACCCGCTGATCCGACCCCAGAGCATCGAGGAGCGGCGGTACCAGTTCACCATTGCGCTCCGGGCGCTTGACGCGAACACGATGGTCGTCCTCCCGACCGGCCTCGGGAAGACGGCCGTCGCGCTCATCGTCGCGGCGTCCCGCCTCTACTCCCACCCGGGCAAGGTGCTGATGCTTGCGCCTACAAAACCCCTGGTCGAGCAGCACCTCCGCTTTTTCAAGCAGTTCCTGCTCTCCCGGGAAGGTTCCGAGCCGGAAGAGTCCGATTTTGTCATGTTCACCGGCGACACTCCCCCGGAGGAGCGGACCAGTGCCTGGAAGGCGTGCCGGGTCTGTTTCGCCACCCCGCAGGTGATCAAGAACGACTGCCTGGCGGGAAGATACAGCCTTGCCGACGTCGTGCTGCTGGTCGTGGACGAGTGCCACCGTGCGGTGGGCAACTACGCCTACGTCTTTCTTGCGCAGCACTACTGCACCACGGCAAAAAAGCCCCTGCTGCTCGCGATGACCGCTTCTCCCGGGGGCGACCAGGTGAAGGTGCAGGAGGTCTGCGACAACCTTCGTGTCGAGGCGGTCGAGACACGGGTGGAGACCGACGAGGATGTCCGCCCCTACATCCACGAGCGCGACATCCAGTACGTCGACGTCTACCTGCCCGAAGAACTGCAGGCGGCGCTCGTCGTTCTCCGGGGGCTCGTGGAGTCCCGTCTTGCCCGGCTCGCGAAACTCAATTTCCGGGTTCCTGCACCTGACAAACTCTCCATGAAGGCGCTTAACGCCTTGAACGCCCAGATCCAGCAGCGTATACGGACGCGGGACCCCTCCGCGTTCATCGCGGCCTCCCTGCACGCGGAGTGCATGAAACTCCGTCACGCCATCTCGCTCGTCGAGACGCAGGGCAGCGTTGCGCTCAAACTGTATCTCGCCCGGCTCGGCGCGGAAGGAGCCTCGAGCGCAGGGAGCAAGGCGAGCAAGCGCCTTGTCGGCGACCCTGCCTACCAGAGTCTCGTCGAGGTCTCCGGCGGCTGGAAGGAGGAACTCCATCCCAAGGTCGCCATCGTCCGGGAACTCGTGCGGGCGCAGCTTGCAGCGCACCCACAGAGCCGGATCATCGTCTTTGCCACCTACCGCGACACCGTCCAGACGCTCGTCGACGCGCTCTCCGAAAGCGGCATCGCATGCGAGCGGTTCGTCGGCCAGGCCTCCCGGGATGCGGAGCGGGGGCTCTCGCAGAAAGAGCAGATCGCGAGCCTTGCCCGGTTCCGGGAGGGTGAGTTCAGGTGTCTGGTCGCGACCTCCGTAGGCGAGGAAGGGCTCGATGTCCCCTCGACGGACATGGTCATCTTCTACGAGGCCGTCCCCTCGGAGATCAGGAGCATCCAGCGGAAGGGGCGGACCGGGAGGAGCGGCAGCGGCACGATCGTCGTGCTGGTGACGAAAGGCACCTCAGACGAGACGTTCCGGTACGTGAGCCAGACCCGGGAGCGGGCGATGGTGACCGGGATCAGGGGCATGAGCACTGCGCCCGCCCCCACCCCGGCCGTCCCGCCTATCCCTGCCGCCACCAGGCAGATAGACTTCCTCGCGTTCGCTCCCCCGGGACCGGCGATCACCGTCGACGACCGGGAGACGTCGTCACGGGTCGCCGAGCGCCTGCACGAACTCGGGGCATCGATCACGCTCGAGCGCCTCGAGTTCGGCGACTACGCCATCGGCGATCGAATCCTTGTCGAGCGCAAGACCGTCCATGACTTCATGAACACCCTGGTCGAGCGGGACCTCTTCGGGCAGATCAAGGCCATGGCCGGTGCGGTGCCGCGTCCCGTCCTGATCATCGAGGGCGAGGAAGACCTCTACGAAGTGCGCAACATCCACCAAAACGCCGTCCGGGGCACGCTTGCGGCCATCACGGTGGATATGGGGGTCACGCTGATGCGCACGAGGGATGCGGACGACACCGCCGAGATGCTCTACATCCTTGCACAACGGGAGGGGAGCGAGCGGGGAGAGCACAAGGTGCATCCGAAGAAGTCCTACCGCTCGGTCCGTGAAGAACAGGAGTATGCGCTCGCTGCGTTCCCGGGCATCGGTATGAAAAGTGCACGGCTCCTCCTCGAGCATTTCGGGTCGCTCAAGGCGATCATCGATGCCGAAGAGAAGGAACTGGCATCCGTGCACGGGATCGGTGAAAAGACGGCCCGTGCGATATGGGATCTTGCCCGAAGGCCTTACCGCTGA
- the glyS gene encoding glycine--tRNA ligase produces the protein MAETSDIYEKVMEVARRRGFVWPSAEIYGSIAGFIDYGPLGAMMKRNVENLWRSFYVFQEGYYEIECPTVGNEAIFVASGHVKEFADKMVQCPHCGEYLRADHIAEENGIGNAGTLPAEALQAALCNLPCPACKEPLGEAGVFAFNLMFETTIGPGSQRKGYLRPETAQGIFTDFSRLLRFYRDKLPFGAVQIGKSYRNEISPRQGMIRLREFSQAEAEIFVHPDRKDHPAFHRYAEYPAPLLTIDRQLDGQEPAGITMRAAVDEGLIANEYVAYYIALTHRILTAIGVDPAKLRFRQHLTDERAHYAADCWDAEVYSGRFGWVEIVGIADRTNYDLRSHAGQSGTSMTVFIPYDEPKKVVKRRIVADMGVLGPRFRGKAKAIADALAVSEPGEDGARVTVDGEEFFITADLYQVHEEEVEVRGEEVMPHVIEPSYGIDRMIYVALEHSYAEEEVEGEIRKVLRLPPAVAPIQVAVFPLMNRDGLDEIAQTITERLAGCRILAQYDDSGAIGRRYRRQDEVGTPFAVTVDYDTLEDNTVTVRDRDSMEQVRIPVERLPETLSALISGVTTFHELRA, from the coding sequence ATGGCCGAGACGAGCGATATTTACGAAAAAGTCATGGAAGTAGCCAGAAGACGGGGTTTCGTCTGGCCCTCAGCCGAGATATACGGGTCGATCGCCGGGTTCATCGACTACGGCCCGCTCGGAGCGATGATGAAGCGCAACGTAGAGAACCTCTGGCGATCGTTCTACGTCTTCCAGGAGGGCTACTACGAGATCGAATGCCCCACCGTTGGGAATGAAGCAATCTTCGTCGCATCCGGTCATGTGAAAGAGTTTGCCGACAAGATGGTGCAGTGTCCGCACTGCGGCGAGTATCTCCGCGCCGATCACATCGCAGAGGAGAACGGCATCGGGAATGCAGGCACGCTCCCGGCTGAGGCGCTCCAGGCAGCGCTCTGTAACCTTCCCTGCCCTGCATGCAAGGAACCCCTGGGCGAAGCGGGCGTCTTTGCCTTCAACCTGATGTTCGAGACGACCATCGGCCCCGGGTCGCAGCGGAAGGGCTACCTGCGCCCCGAGACCGCCCAGGGCATCTTCACCGACTTTTCCAGGCTCCTGCGCTTCTACCGGGACAAGCTTCCCTTCGGCGCGGTCCAGATCGGGAAGTCCTACCGCAACGAGATCTCTCCCCGCCAGGGCATGATCCGGCTGCGGGAGTTCTCCCAGGCTGAGGCCGAGATCTTCGTCCACCCCGACCGGAAGGACCATCCCGCCTTCCACCGCTACGCGGAGTATCCAGCGCCCCTCCTCACCATCGACCGTCAGCTCGATGGCCAGGAGCCGGCCGGGATCACGATGCGTGCCGCCGTGGACGAGGGGCTGATCGCAAACGAGTACGTCGCCTACTACATCGCGCTCACCCACAGGATCCTGACCGCAATCGGCGTTGACCCGGCGAAACTCCGGTTCCGCCAGCACCTGACCGACGAGCGGGCGCACTACGCTGCCGACTGCTGGGACGCCGAGGTATACTCCGGCCGCTTCGGCTGGGTTGAGATCGTCGGCATCGCCGACCGCACCAACTACGACCTGCGCTCGCATGCCGGGCAGTCCGGCACCTCGATGACGGTCTTCATACCCTACGACGAGCCCAAAAAGGTCGTAAAGCGGCGGATCGTTGCCGATATGGGCGTGCTCGGACCCCGGTTCCGCGGCAAGGCGAAGGCTATTGCAGACGCGCTGGCCGTTTCGGAGCCTGGAGAGGACGGCGCGCGGGTTACCGTCGACGGCGAGGAGTTCTTCATCACCGCCGACCTCTACCAGGTTCACGAGGAAGAGGTGGAGGTCCGCGGCGAAGAGGTGATGCCCCATGTCATCGAGCCGTCATACGGCATCGACCGGATGATCTACGTCGCGCTGGAGCACAGCTACGCCGAGGAGGAGGTCGAGGGCGAGATAAGAAAGGTGCTCCGGCTCCCGCCGGCGGTCGCACCGATCCAGGTCGCCGTCTTCCCGCTGATGAACCGGGACGGCCTCGATGAAATCGCGCAGACGATCACGGAAAGGCTCGCGGGATGCCGCATCCTCGCCCAGTACGACGACTCCGGCGCCATCGGCAGGCGTTACCGGAGACAGGACGAGGTCGGGACACCCTTTGCCGTCACCGTCGACTACGATACGCTCGAGGACAATACCGTGACCGTGAGGGATCGTGACAGCATGGAGCAGGTCCGCATACCGGTCGAGCGGCTGCCGGAGACCCTCTCCGCACTCATCTCCGGTGTCACCACATTCCATGAACTCAGGGCATGA
- a CDS encoding response regulator receiver protein codes for MAEDTRKQQLLELFTTITNKKTIVEPMRKVHGTLRDRDAVEREIALIMREVLDQGYFKTKLAPRQLAKLVVAYYDGKNDTEIARALGDEKLSKTVARARVRLKLFRELDFKMPFDQGTMSDLLDSGKTMKEISEELDVSPSTLREYRHVIEQQRDTTLDPYLERIRDVMEDRDLSELMTRGVANDGLAEAIDITEAIDMGEF; via the coding sequence ATGGCAGAAGATACCCGCAAGCAGCAGCTCCTTGAGCTGTTCACGACCATCACGAACAAGAAGACGATCGTTGAGCCGATGAGAAAGGTTCACGGTACGCTTCGGGATCGCGACGCTGTTGAGCGCGAGATTGCCCTGATCATGCGCGAAGTCCTCGATCAAGGGTATTTCAAGACCAAACTCGCCCCGCGGCAACTTGCAAAACTCGTGGTCGCGTATTACGACGGCAAGAACGACACCGAGATTGCGAGGGCGCTCGGCGACGAGAAGCTGAGCAAGACCGTGGCACGCGCCCGGGTCCGCCTCAAACTCTTCAGGGAACTCGACTTCAAGATGCCGTTCGACCAGGGAACGATGTCGGACCTTCTTGATTCGGGGAAGACCATGAAGGAGATCAGCGAGGAACTCGACGTGAGCCCCTCCACGCTTCGTGAGTACCGCCATGTGATCGAGCAGCAGAGAGACACCACTCTCGACCCATACCTGGAACGGATCCGGGATGTGATGGAAGACCGCGATCTCTCCGAGCTGATGACGCGCGGTGTCGCCAACGACGGTCTCGCCGAGGCGATCGACATCACCGAAGCGATCGATATGGGGGAGTTCTGA
- a CDS encoding metal-dependent hydrolase produces the protein MRLTWLGHACFSLAGSRTILIDPFIPEDSLPTKPDIVAVTHAHADHLGITARLKTKTVAINEVAKYLKAKGVPAEPMNIGGSITVDGVRFTMTPALHSSWLEDEGMGFYGGVAAGFVIAMDGISVYHAGDTALFSDMQLIRDLYRPDVALLPVGGCFTMGPEEAMIAARYIGAPLVIPMHYDTFPAIRQNVEDFKQAIERTTSIRVAVLSPGESIEVGPEGSGECDGSERDGS, from the coding sequence ATGAGGTTGACCTGGCTTGGCCACGCTTGTTTCTCGCTTGCTGGATCGCGGACGATCCTCATCGATCCCTTCATCCCGGAGGACTCGCTCCCAACGAAACCCGATATCGTTGCCGTGACGCACGCGCACGCGGACCACCTGGGCATTACCGCACGGTTGAAGACGAAGACGGTCGCTATCAACGAGGTGGCGAAGTACCTCAAAGCGAAGGGCGTTCCTGCCGAACCGATGAACATCGGCGGCAGCATCACCGTCGACGGCGTCCGGTTCACGATGACGCCCGCGCTCCACTCGTCGTGGCTGGAGGACGAGGGCATGGGCTTCTACGGCGGTGTGGCCGCCGGGTTCGTCATCGCGATGGACGGCATCAGCGTCTACCACGCGGGGGATACGGCGCTCTTCTCCGACATGCAGCTCATCCGCGACCTCTACCGGCCGGACGTGGCGCTCCTCCCCGTCGGCGGGTGCTTCACGATGGGGCCCGAGGAGGCGATGATCGCGGCCCGGTACATCGGCGCGCCACTGGTGATCCCGATGCACTACGACACCTTCCCCGCCATCCGGCAGAACGTGGAGGACTTCAAGCAGGCCATCGAGCGGACGACGTCGATCCGGGTCGCGGTACTCTCGCCGGGGGAGAGCATCGAGGTTGGTCCGGAGGGTTCCGGGGAGTGCGACGGTTCGGAGCGCGATGGTTCGTAA